One Luteimonas sp. MC1825 DNA segment encodes these proteins:
- a CDS encoding TonB family protein: MMIAAETLLRWLVDGSLAASVALLLVLALRLPLRRAFGARVAYAAWALVPLALFAAALPRPGPGQILAPTLLALHPGVLVVAATDAARTASVAGDGPLLLVAAWLLGGMLVALRFGAQQRRYVAALGHLAQGADGSWRGIGVEAPAVVGALRPRIVLPVDFEARHAADEAALVVAHERAHLARGDTRANLLAVALRCLHWFNPLLHLAARGFRLDQELACDATVLARHPHARRRYADAMLNVQLAVPGLPVGCHWQSSQFLKERILMLKQPQPGAVRRRTGAVALGVVLAACSYAAWAVRPAAAPPEAPLPPVLAAPAPPAPPAPPAPSSAPLPPSPSTAPSPPAVPAPPAPPAAPVTPAPAYPAEALAAGQGGRVVLKLRVGTDGSVIDAVVEQSTPQGVFDAATLQAARNWRFDPAQSDGKPVERWIRVPVDFAPD, translated from the coding sequence ATGATGATCGCCGCTGAGACGCTGCTGCGCTGGCTGGTGGACGGCAGCCTCGCGGCGAGCGTGGCGCTGCTGCTGGTGCTTGCGCTGCGGCTTCCGCTGCGTCGCGCGTTCGGCGCGCGCGTGGCCTACGCAGCGTGGGCGCTGGTGCCGTTGGCGCTGTTCGCCGCCGCATTGCCGCGGCCCGGTCCCGGCCAGATCCTCGCGCCGACCCTCCTGGCGCTGCATCCCGGCGTGCTGGTGGTGGCGGCCACCGACGCGGCGCGCACCGCGTCGGTGGCCGGCGACGGTCCGCTGCTGCTGGTGGCGGCCTGGCTGCTCGGTGGCATGCTTGTCGCGTTGCGTTTCGGTGCACAACAGCGACGCTACGTCGCGGCGCTCGGCCACCTCGCGCAGGGCGCGGACGGCAGCTGGCGCGGCATCGGCGTCGAGGCGCCGGCGGTGGTGGGCGCGCTGCGGCCACGCATCGTGCTGCCCGTCGATTTCGAAGCCCGGCACGCCGCCGACGAGGCAGCGCTGGTGGTCGCGCACGAGCGTGCCCATCTCGCGCGCGGCGACACCCGCGCCAACCTGCTGGCGGTGGCCTTGCGCTGCCTGCACTGGTTCAACCCGCTCCTGCACCTGGCCGCGCGCGGATTCCGCCTCGACCAGGAGCTCGCCTGCGATGCCACCGTGCTCGCGCGCCATCCCCATGCGCGTCGCCGCTACGCGGACGCGATGTTGAACGTGCAACTGGCCGTCCCTGGACTGCCGGTCGGTTGCCATTGGCAGTCCAGCCAATTCCTCAAGGAGCGCATCCTCATGTTGAAACAACCGCAACCCGGCGCTGTCCGCCGCCGCACCGGCGCCGTGGCCCTGGGCGTCGTGCTCGCCGCCTGCAGTTACGCCGCCTGGGCGGTCCGCCCGGCCGCTGCACCGCCAGAAGCTCCCCTGCCACCGGTGCTCGCAGCGCCTGCGCCTCCGGCACCGCCCGCACCACCCGCACCTTCAAGTGCTCCGCTGCCGCCAAGCCCGTCAACGGCACCGTCGCCCCCGGCAGTGCCGGCGCCGCCCGCACCACCCGCGGCGCCGGTCACGCCCGCGCCGGCTTATCCAGCCGAGGCCCTCGCCGCGGGACAGGGCGGGCGGGTCGTGTTGAAGTTGCGGGTCGGCACCGACGGCAGCGTCATTGACGCGGTGGTGGAGCAGTCGACGCCGCAAGGCGTGTTCGACGCGGCAACGCTCCAGGCCGCGCGCAACTGGCGCTTCGATCCCGCGCAGTCCGACGGCAAGCCGGTCGAACGCTGGATCCGTGTTCCGGTCGACTTCGCGCCGGACTGA
- a CDS encoding BlaI/MecI/CopY family transcriptional regulator yields MSISDAEAVVMDVLWRQQPLAAEDVVARLAASSEWAEPTIKTLLNRLLKKGAVRAERDGRRYLYSPVLTREAWVAQQSEGVLDRLFGGRVAPLVAHFSERGKLSPADIAELRRLIEGLDDDRR; encoded by the coding sequence ATGTCGATCAGTGATGCCGAAGCGGTGGTGATGGACGTGCTCTGGCGGCAGCAGCCGCTGGCGGCCGAGGACGTGGTGGCGCGGCTGGCCGCCAGCTCGGAGTGGGCGGAACCCACCATCAAGACCCTGCTCAACCGCCTGCTGAAGAAGGGCGCGGTGCGTGCCGAGCGCGACGGCCGGCGTTACCTGTATTCCCCGGTGCTGACCCGCGAGGCCTGGGTGGCGCAGCAGAGCGAAGGCGTGCTGGATCGCCTCTTCGGCGGGCGCGTCGCGCCGCTGGTGGCGCATTTCAGCGAACGCGGCAAGCTCAGCCCGGCCGACATCGCCGAGCTCCGCCGCCTGATCGAAGGCCTTGATGATGATCGCCGCTGA
- a CDS encoding PLP-dependent cysteine synthase family protein: MPQRDWVARAIHIIEADFNRSADTHLIPLDVPGYPGIDVYLKDESSHPTGSLKHRLARSLFLYALANGWLREGRPVVEASSGSTAVSEAYFARLLGLPFIAVIPASTSPEKIAAIEFHGGRCHLVQTACALDSESQRVAAETGGHFMDQFTYAERATDWRANNNIAESIFRQMAEERHPVPEWIVCSPGTGGTAATLGRYVRYRRHATRVLCADPQESVFHDAYRAALAGQPWRDFTHPCGSRVEGIGRPRVEASFIPGCIDAMVKVPDALALAAMRHVSATLGRRVGGSTGTNFVGVLHAARRMREAGQGGSIVTILCDSGDRYAHSYYAPEWYAANRIDTEAADAVITSAVAGGHIDGLDPFGDA, translated from the coding sequence ATGCCCCAGCGTGACTGGGTGGCGCGTGCCATCCACATCATCGAAGCCGACTTCAACCGTTCGGCCGACACCCACCTGATCCCGCTGGACGTGCCCGGCTATCCGGGCATCGACGTGTACCTGAAGGACGAGTCGAGCCATCCCACCGGCAGCCTCAAGCACCGGCTGGCGCGCTCGCTGTTCCTGTACGCGCTGGCCAACGGCTGGCTGCGCGAAGGGCGGCCGGTGGTGGAGGCGTCGAGCGGATCGACCGCGGTGTCGGAAGCGTACTTCGCGCGGCTGCTGGGCCTGCCGTTCATTGCGGTGATCCCGGCGTCGACCTCGCCGGAAAAGATCGCCGCGATCGAATTCCATGGCGGCCGCTGCCACCTGGTGCAGACCGCCTGCGCATTGGATTCCGAATCGCAACGCGTGGCGGCCGAGACCGGCGGCCACTTCATGGACCAGTTCACCTACGCCGAGCGCGCCACCGACTGGCGCGCCAACAACAACATCGCCGAATCGATCTTCCGGCAGATGGCCGAGGAGCGGCACCCGGTGCCGGAGTGGATCGTGTGCAGCCCGGGCACCGGCGGCACCGCCGCCACCCTGGGGCGCTACGTGCGCTACCGCCGCCATGCCACGCGCGTGCTGTGCGCGGATCCGCAGGAGTCCGTGTTCCACGACGCCTACCGCGCGGCACTGGCGGGGCAGCCCTGGCGCGACTTCACCCATCCCTGCGGCTCGCGCGTGGAAGGCATCGGCCGGCCGCGCGTGGAAGCGAGCTTCATTCCCGGCTGCATCGACGCCATGGTCAAGGTGCCCGACGCGCTGGCGCTGGCGGCGATGCGCCATGTCAGCGCCACGCTCGGCCGTCGCGTCGGCGGCTCCACCGGCACCAACTTCGTCGGCGTGCTGCACGCGGCGCGGCGCATGCGCGAGGCCGGGCAGGGCGGCTCGATCGTCACCATCCTCTGCGACAGCGGGGATCGCTACGCGCACAGTTACTACGCGCCTGAGTGGTACGCGGCCAACAGGATCGACACCGAAGCCGCGGACGCGGTCATCACTTCGGCGGTGGCCGGCGGCCACATCGACGGCCTGGATCCTTTCGGCGACGCCTGA
- the modB gene encoding molybdate ABC transporter permease subunit encodes MPLFTAAELTVIALSLKVACTAALASLPAGVAVAWLLARGRFPGKALLDALVHLPLVLPPVVVGYALLVLFGSQGAIGGFLAEQFGIGVAFRWTGAALASAIMGFPLMVRAIRLSIENVDRRLEQAAATLGANPWRVFATVTLPLAWPGLVAGAVLGFAKALGEFGATITFVSSIPGETQTLSTAIYGLMQVPGGETGIWRLAAVAVAISLLALLASEWLVRRQHGRRDAWDEA; translated from the coding sequence ATGCCTCTCTTCACCGCCGCCGAACTCACCGTCATCGCGCTGAGCCTGAAAGTGGCCTGCACCGCGGCGCTGGCGAGCCTGCCGGCCGGAGTCGCGGTCGCCTGGCTGCTGGCGCGCGGCCGCTTCCCGGGCAAGGCGCTGCTGGATGCGCTGGTGCACCTGCCGCTGGTGCTGCCGCCGGTGGTGGTGGGCTATGCGCTGCTGGTGCTGTTCGGCAGCCAGGGCGCGATCGGGGGATTCCTGGCCGAGCAGTTCGGCATCGGCGTCGCGTTCCGCTGGACCGGCGCCGCGCTGGCCAGCGCGATCATGGGCTTTCCACTGATGGTGCGCGCGATCCGCCTGTCCATCGAAAACGTCGACCGCCGCCTCGAGCAGGCCGCGGCGACGCTTGGCGCCAACCCCTGGCGCGTGTTCGCCACGGTCACGCTGCCACTGGCGTGGCCCGGGCTCGTGGCCGGCGCGGTGCTCGGCTTCGCCAAGGCGCTGGGCGAGTTCGGCGCCACCATCACCTTCGTGTCCAGCATCCCGGGGGAGACGCAGACGCTGTCGACGGCGATCTACGGATTGATGCAGGTGCCAGGTGGCGAAACGGGTATCTGGCGCCTGGCAGCGGTGGCGGTGGCGATCTCGCTGCTGGCACTGCTGGCGTCGGAATGGCTGGTGCGCCGCCAGCACGGGCGCCGCGATGCCTGGGACGAAGCATGA
- the modA gene encoding molybdate ABC transporter substrate-binding protein produces MTPRVAARVLALLALAACWPAASARAGDAVAMPLTVFAASSLQESIDDAANAYRRATGQPVRVSYAASPALARQIARGAPADVFVSADLDWMDVLQAQGLVDTTSRSALLGNALVLIAPARGAARPVTLGRGTDLLPLLGERGRIALGLPDSVPAGKYARAAFQSLGMWDALQPRVAGTVNVRAALMLVARGEAPLGVVYASDARVEPRVRVLATFPAALHPPIVYPVARVAASRHPHAAAFVRWLHTPPARAIFARHGFSLR; encoded by the coding sequence ATGACGCCCCGCGTCGCTGCCCGCGTGCTTGCCCTGCTGGCGCTCGCCGCGTGCTGGCCAGCGGCCAGCGCGCGCGCCGGCGACGCGGTGGCCATGCCGCTCACCGTGTTTGCGGCGTCCAGCCTGCAGGAGTCGATCGACGACGCCGCCAACGCCTACCGGCGCGCGACCGGGCAACCGGTCCGCGTGTCCTACGCCGCCAGCCCGGCGCTGGCGCGGCAGATCGCACGGGGCGCGCCGGCGGACGTGTTCGTCTCCGCCGACCTCGACTGGATGGACGTGCTGCAGGCACAGGGCCTGGTCGACACCACCTCGCGCAGTGCGTTGCTGGGCAACGCGCTGGTGCTCATCGCGCCGGCGCGCGGCGCCGCACGCCCCGTCACGCTGGGGCGGGGCACCGACCTGCTGCCGTTGCTCGGTGAACGCGGCCGCATCGCGCTGGGCCTGCCGGACAGCGTGCCCGCCGGCAAGTACGCGCGCGCCGCCTTCCAGTCGCTCGGCATGTGGGACGCGCTGCAGCCGCGCGTGGCCGGCACCGTGAACGTGCGCGCGGCGCTGATGCTGGTGGCGCGTGGCGAAGCACCACTGGGCGTGGTGTACGCCAGCGATGCGCGCGTCGAACCACGCGTGCGCGTGCTCGCCACCTTTCCGGCCGCCTTGCATCCGCCGATCGTGTATCCGGTGGCGCGCGTCGCGGCCAGCCGTCACCCGCATGCCGCGGCGTTCGTGCGCTGGCTGCACACGCCGCCGGCGCGGGCGATCTTCGCGCGCCACGGCTTCAGCCTGCGCTGA
- a CDS encoding ATP-binding cassette domain-containing protein: protein MLSLDVELRRGRFARHVRIEDDARVVALTGPSGAGKTTVLNAIAGLVRPVSGRIAVDGRVLFDAARGLDLPPHRRHVGYVFQDARLFPHLDVRGNLLYGRHARRGDTARFGLEDVVALLGIEALLARRTGNLSGGEAQRVAIGRALLSQPAILLLDEPLSALDLARREELIPWLQRVRDEVRLPMVHVSHAADEVRRMTSAVHVLD from the coding sequence ATGCTGAGCCTGGACGTCGAGCTGCGGCGCGGCCGCTTCGCGCGCCACGTTCGCATCGAGGACGACGCGCGCGTGGTGGCCCTGACCGGGCCATCCGGTGCCGGCAAGACCACGGTGCTCAATGCGATCGCAGGCCTGGTGCGCCCGGTGTCGGGACGCATCGCCGTCGATGGCCGCGTGCTGTTCGACGCCGCGCGCGGCCTCGACCTGCCGCCACACCGGCGGCATGTCGGCTACGTGTTCCAGGATGCGCGGCTGTTCCCGCACCTCGACGTCCGCGGCAACCTGCTGTATGGCCGCCATGCGCGGCGCGGCGACACGGCGCGCTTCGGGCTCGAGGACGTCGTCGCCCTGCTCGGCATCGAGGCACTGCTGGCGCGCCGCACCGGCAACCTGTCCGGCGGCGAGGCGCAGCGCGTGGCCATCGGCCGCGCCCTGCTCTCGCAGCCGGCGATCCTGCTGCTCGACGAGCCGTTGTCGGCGCTCGACCTGGCGCGCCGCGAAGAGCTGATCCCGTGGCTGCAGCGCGTCCGCGACGAGGTGCGGCTGCCGATGGTCCATGTCAGCCACGCTGCCGACGAGGTGCGGCGGATGACCAGCGCGGTGCATGTCCTCGACTGA